The following are encoded together in the Ranitomeya imitator isolate aRanImi1 chromosome 4, aRanImi1.pri, whole genome shotgun sequence genome:
- the LOC138675204 gene encoding tripartite motif-containing protein 14-like, which produces MASFDLRDELLCSICLSTFKDPVMLRCGHNFCRVCIGRVLDTQDESGVYSCPDCRKIFQERPALMRNINLHNVAARFLITQQEQEEITGICCTYCVDFLVPAVRSCLHCEASLCDKHLRAHNKSPEHVLSDPSTSLEKRKCSVHKKILEYYCTEDAACICVYCSAGEHRGHQVEILDEASEKKKRKLRNVLQKLITKREETEERVRSLEENRRKAQEKAAGEAERVTALCTDIRRRVDDLEKKLLSEISRQEKEESLPLSALTHQLEIMDKLSRKMRHIEELCNMTDPLTVLQEPDTGHLCDPEEEGGDEDTGGHDKKLHDGDDLDVAVISHTLHTLCDVISGIRRGIYVEDPADILLDINTAVNNLLISDDLKTATWTRENQKRPERVGRFQDSPQVMSRRGFTSGRHYWDMETRRSGVWMVGMCYPSIDRRGRQSVIGYNKKSWCLWRFDDDDDDNDQYSVRHDSKVIRLPDKISSDRFRICLDYEAGQLSFYELCDPIRHLHTFTATFSEPLHAVLCVYDGSIKILGRSRNWKKPS; this is translated from the coding sequence ATGGCGTCTTTTGATCTGAGAGACGAGCTGCTCTGCTCCATCTGTTTATCCACGTTTAAGGACCCTGTAAtgctgagatgtggacacaacttctgccgggtcTGTATTGGTCGTGTGCTGGATACACAGGACGAGTCTGGAGTTTATTCCTGTCCTGACTGCAGAAAAATATTTCAGGAGCGTCCGGCACTGATGAGGAACATAAATCTCCATAATGTTGCAGCACGTTTCCTGATTACTCAGCAAGAACAAGAGGAGATCACCGGGATCTGCTGCACTTACTGTGTGGACTTTCTGGTACCTGCTGTTAGATCCTGTCTACACTGTGAGGCTTCTCTGTGTGATAAACACCTGAGAGCTCACAACAAATCACCAGAACACGTCTTGTCTGATCCCAGCACTTCTCTGGAGAAaaggaaatgttctgtccataaAAAGATCCTGGAATATTACTGCACTGAGGACGCTGCTTGTATCTGTGTCTATTGTTCAGCAGGAGAACATCGAGGACATCAAGTGGAGATTCTGGATGAGGCCTCTGAGAAGAAGAAGAGGAAACTGAGAAATGTTCTCCAGAAACTGATCACAAAGAGAGAGGAGACTGAGGAAAGAGtccggagtctggaggagaacaggagaAAAGCTCAAGAAAAAGCAGCTGGAGAAGCCGAGAGAGTCACTGCCCTGTGTACAGACATCAGGAGACGGGTGGACGACCTGGAGAAGAAGCTCCTGAGTGAGATCTCCAGGCAGGAGAAGGAAGAGTCACTGCCACTGTCTGCTCTGACCCATCAGCTGGAAATAATGGACAAGCTGTCCAGGAAGATGAGAcacattgaggagctgtgtaacatgacggatccactgactgtcttacaggaaccagacaccggtcacttgtgtgatcctgaggaggagggaggtgatgaggacacaggaggacatgataaaAAGCTCCATGATGGAGATGACCTGGATGTGGCTGTgatctcacacacattacacacattatgTGACGTAATATCAGGTATAAGGAGGGGAATCTATGTGGAGGATCCTGCAGACATTTTACTGGATATAAACACGGCTGTTAATAATCTCCTTATATCAGACGACCTGAAAACTGCAACCTGGACACGAGAGAATCAGAAACGTCCAGAAAGAGTAGGGAGATTCCAGGATTCTCCTCAGGTGATGAGCAGGAGAGGATTTacctcaggacgacattactgggatATGGAGACCAGGAGATCAGGAGTGTGGATGGTGGGGATGTGTTATCCCAGTATAGACAGGAGGGGGCGTCAGTCAGTGATTGGATATAATAAAAAGTCCTGGTGTTTGTGGAgatttgatgatgatgatgatgataatgatcaGTATTCAGTGAGACATGACAGTAAAGTGATCCGGTTACCTGACAAGATCTCCAGTGATAGATTCAGGATATGtctggattatgaggccgggcagttgtccttttatgagctgtgtgaccccatcagacacttacacaccttcactgccACCTTCTCCGAGCCCCTTCATGCTGTATTATGTGTATATGATGGTTCTATAAAGATATTAGGGAGAAGCAGAAACTGGAAGAAACCGTCATAA